From the genome of Thunnus thynnus chromosome 1, fThuThy2.1, whole genome shotgun sequence, one region includes:
- the LOC137174105 gene encoding proteasome subunit alpha type-4-like — MSRRYDSRTTIFSPEGRLYQVEYAMEAIGHAGTCLGILANDGVLLAAERRNIHKLLDEVFFSEKIYKLNEDMACSVAGITSDANVLTNELRLIAQRYLLQYQEPIPCEQLVTALCDIKQAYTQFGGKRPFGVSLLYMGWDKHYGFQLYQSDPSGNYGGWKATCIGNNSAAAVSMLKQDYKEGEMALSSALALAVKVLNKTMDVSKLSAEKVEIATLTREDGKTKIKVLKQKEVEELIKRHEAEEAKAEKDKKEKEQKEKDK, encoded by the exons ATG TCTCGCAGATATGATTCCCGGACAACCATATTTTCTCCTGAAG GACGCCTGTATCAGGTGGAGTATGCCATGGAGGCGATCGGTCACGCTGGAACATGTCTTGGGATTCTAGCAAATGACGGAGTGCTGTTAGCAGCAGAGAGACGCAACATTCACAAGCTGCTGGATGAGGTCTTTTTCTCTGAGAAGATCTACAAGCTCAATGA AGACATGGCCTGCAGTGTTGCTGGTATCACATCAGACGCTAATGTACTGACAAATGAACTGCGGCTAATTGCACAGAG ATATTTATTGCAGTACCAGGAGCCAATACCATGTGAGCAGTTGGTGACAGCCCTGTGTGACATCAAGCAAGCCTACACACAGTTTGGAG GGAAGAGGCCGTTTGGTGTTTCTCTGCTGTACATGGGCTGGGACAAACACTACGGCTTCCAGCTGTACCAGAGCGACCCCAGCGGCAACTACGGAGGATGGAAGGCAACCTGCATCGGCAACAACAGCGCT GCTGCAGTGTCCATGTTGAAGCAAGACtacaaagagggagagatggcTCTGTCCTCCGCTCTCGCTTTAGCCGTCAAAGTTCTCAACAAAACGATGGATGTTAGCAAGCTCTCAGCAGAGAAAG TGGAAATCGCCACTCTGACTCGGGAAGACGGGAAAACAAAGATCAAGGTGCTGAAACAGAAAGAAGTAGAGGAGCTCATCAAGCGGCACGAAGCTGAGGAGGCCAAggctgaaaaagacaaaaaggagaaGGAGCAGAAAGAGAAGGACAAATGA